Within the Megalops cyprinoides isolate fMegCyp1 chromosome 10, fMegCyp1.pri, whole genome shotgun sequence genome, the region ACATTCTTTGCTAAAAAGTAACTGAAATTCGTAGCAGTTCATTAAACAGAACACATGGTTATTATCTGGGATTATAATATATTGGCAAACTATGAAGTGATTCTTATAAACGAGAGTCCATTTCATTAATAGAGGAAAAAagttcagtgtctgtgtgttttaaagcaTGTGAGTGCCATTTAAAAGCTAACCAATAACCTGCTCCTGTTTCCCCAGTTGAAGATGATGCTTTTACTTTTGGTGAGTTCCTTTGTTATTCAGCTTTTCTTCTTTATTAATGTACCCAATGTATGTGCccatcattctctctctctctctctctctgtcttaaaCTTCCATtggtctttctgtctttctctctcacacatccatttctcttcctctctcccatactttctgtctgtctctctctccccctctccctcatacttctttctctctctctctgcagattaTCACAGACTGCGTGTGGGGGGTCTCATTCTGGCTGCAGTCTTGTGTCTCATTGGTATCACTATTCTTCTGAGTGAGTAAAAGTACATTAACaaccttacacacacacacacatgcgcgcacatgtgtacacaaacacacgcacgcacgcatgcacccacacacacacacaagcactcttACACACTTAGACACTTAAACACAGgtagacacacacccacacgcacctGTATGCACATGAGCGTGGGCATGgttaacatttcattatttggtAGAGGTTCCTGTACAGTGTAAGTACAGACTGCACCAGCTAAAGTGCTCTGAAAAAGCTATACAGATGGATGGCTGGTGACATGTAGATCAATACTATTCTACACCTGAGTATGAGTGACACTTCTCTTCTTATAGGTGGACACTGTAGATGCAAGTTCAACCAGGACAAAAGGTGAGAAATATGGCATGAAAGACTGTTTTGTAGTTATGGCTGCAGGTGAGTCACAagtaaaattcattcattcacttcatTCACTCATACAAAGCCGTGCACATGAGGCACTGGTAGAAAATGTTCAGGTTTTGTACTCTGTATTTTCTTAATTCCCATTATTGCTTGGATTATGAGGAGGGGTCATTTCTGGGTTAAAGGCATGCAGGGGTGATGGAAATGTTCCTCTAAACTTCCAAGCCTGTTTATGAGGCCATTAAAATGGCTCTCATGTTAAAGGAGGGGGCAGATTATCCCACAGCTTAGAGAGCTGGGAAAGTGTAACCCCTGGCAGCAAAGCACACTGACCCTGCCTCAGATCTTACTCTCTTAATTTAAATCTTGACAGGAAGCTGAAATGCTGGGGATTCTGGAAGTTGTAGTAAAAATGCTAAGGAAGgtcttttgctttgatttttgcTCATTCCTGAactgtgctgccccctgcaggcggAGGGCAGGAAGCAGTGCTGCCACCCAACAGATGCTCAATGATACAGGTCTGTCCAAGTTTTACTCAACAGAAATGCAACAAACTCCATTCTGAATGCTCTGTATGATTTGTTTAAAACTGCCCTCATAGTCATGATTGTTATTGATACATCTACATCTTATCTCTTCCCAGTAATTGAAATAGCCCGTACAGACATTTGCTTTGAGCTTCATTGCTTGAATGTTTCGGACATTTCTTAGTGATCCGGAAATGCCTGTCTCTCCCAGCCACAGTCCAAGTTGTGTCTTTCTTGTCTCATATCCAGCTACATGTAAACAGGGCCATGATGAACTGCCATTTCCACACAAATCTAGCTGTAGCTGATGCTGCAATCTGGTCACTCCAGGTACAGCTGGTTACCTAGTACTCAGTGTGGCCAGTGTGTGGTTTGGCTTGAGCAGACTGTTTATGAAAACAACTAATGAGGAGGTATCTTGGCACAATATAAACAAATCATGTGACATCCTGCAGGTATACATGAAAACTGAATATGTCCAGTCAAATAGAGACATAGCCAGAGACAGTAGCTAACTGAAACTGCAACAAAACGTAAAGCAACACAGTTCATTTCAGCAGGACCTATGTCTGCTGGAGCTGTTCACCCACAGGTCAGTGTGGCTGATTGAAATGTCCCGCTATCAACGGGGCATGAGCTCCCTGCTTCTGCTCAGCACGGTTCTTCAGGTGTCCTGAGAGCTTCCACTGACCAGCAGTGTCCAGGATGGCCTGTGAGCGTCTGTATCATCGTGTCTGTCTCATTAAAATTATGAATCATAACTGCACATAAGGCCGCATGTATTCCACGACAGTGTCAGCATCCATGTGAGGATTAGGAATTAAGAGACCAAAACCTAACTCAGATTCAATCAGTGCAGAGACTAGCGCCTTctacagctgcagagacagttTGATAACAAAAAGAGCTGCTGTATTTCTTTcatcatgaaatatttacaaagtgATCAAATTACAGTAATTTGGCCTGATATTTTTTTCCGAAGTGTGGAGGTGTGAGGGTGGTGTGATGTCTGCTTTCGTTTTCAGTGCGAGCCAGTGAATGCTAGAGTGAAGCGGGGGAGTGAATGGGAGCCGAATCCTGCTGCTGACGAAAGAGAGGATGGAGCGCAGGCACAATGGGATCTTTTCAGCATTACAGGAAATAAAGGTTTAGAGGAGGGTGGCGGTTTGTTCTCTAGAGTTAGTGACACCTGTGGCGGTCTACCTGTGTACCTGCACTGCCGGGTGCTGATCCTCGCCAGCGCTCACCCCTTAAAGCTGCAATCTTTATATTATACTGATTTCCCAGAACAATGCTGTGTTATCTGACTGCTTTTTGAGctttttggtttaaaaatgcatttgcaaaagAGCTCAGATATTGTACTCTTCCATTTGGTCAGATtcctgtgtgtatacatgctgGCCCTATACTGTCTGCTGATATAAAGAAACACCCTAAAGCAATGTCAGAATGTTTCCAATGGCTGTATAATTatcaaaagtaaaatgtttgcAAGTGTGTTACATCAagaattatgaaaaaatgtttttggccaTGGGTGCacgtcttttcttttttctatgtATACAAGCAAAAGCTATTTGAACATATGACAGTAAGGTGTTTAAAATCAGCAGCATTAATGTTATGTCttcatgtcatttgttttacaaGCTTTGTCAGCATACAGTGAGGCATATATAAAACGGTGTCACAATAAAGATACTTTTAGAGGTTGTTTATATATGAGAATGTTCCCTACCTACAGTTaatgaacaaatcaaacatGAAAAGCATAGATTACTTCCAATTAAACTATTCGAACAACCAATTACCTAAGGCTGCAGTCT harbors:
- the LOC118785230 gene encoding FXYD domain-containing ion transport regulator 3-like produces the protein MAKITALLLITFLSVVYAEEKHIEDDAFTFDYHRLRVGGLILAAVLCLIGITILLSGHCRCKFNQDKRRRAGSSAATQQMLNDTVRASEC